The following are encoded together in the Triticum dicoccoides isolate Atlit2015 ecotype Zavitan chromosome 6B, WEW_v2.0, whole genome shotgun sequence genome:
- the LOC119322804 gene encoding prohibitin-3, mitochondrial-like produces MAGGGQAAVSFLTKVAKVAAGLGLTASAVSTSLYTVDGGQRAVIFDRFQGVLPAVVSEGTHFLVPWLQKPFLFDIRTRPHSFSSTSGTKDLQMVSLTLRVLARPDVERLPEIFTNLGLDYDDKVLPSIGNEVLKAVVAQFNADQLLTDRPHVSALVREALVRRAGEFNIVLDDVAITHLAYGHDFAQAVEKKQVAQQEAERSRFLVARAEQERRAAIVRAEGESESARLISDATALVGNGLIELRRIEAAKEIAGVIARSPNVSYIPSGNNGQMLLGLSTAR; encoded by the coding sequence ATGGCTGGCGGCGGGCAAGCAGCGGTCTCGTTCCTGACGAAGGTTGCAAAGGTGGCTGCCGGGTTGGGCTTGACGGCATCTGCCGTCTCCACGTCCCTCTACACGGTGGACGGCGGCCAACGGGCGGTCATCTTCGACCGCTTCCAGGGCGTTCTCCCGGCGGTCGTCTCGGAGGGCACCCATTTCCTCGTCCCCTGGCTCCAGAAGCCCTTCCTCTTCGACATCCGCACGCGCCCGCACAGCTTCTCCTCCACCTCCGGAACCAAGGATCTGCAGATGGTCAGCCTCACGCTCCGCGTCCTCGCCCGCCCCGATGTGGAACGCCTTCCTGAAATCTTCACCAACCTCGGCCTCGACTACGACGACAAGGTGCTCCCCTCCATCGGCAACGAGGTGCTCAAGGCCGTCGTCGCCCAGTTCAACGCAGACCAGCTCCTCACCGACCGTCCCCACGTCTCTGCCCTCGTCCGTGAAGCCCTCGTTCGCCGCGCCGGCGAGTTCAACATCGTGCTCGATGACGTCGCCATCACCCACCTCGCCTACGGGCACGACTTCGCCCAGGCCGTTGAGAAGAAGCAGGTCGCGCAGCAGGAGGCTGAGCGCTCCAGGTTCCTCGTTGCGCGTGCAGAGCAGGAGAGGCGTGCTGCTATCGTTCGCGCGGAGGGAGAGAGCGAGTCCGCACGGCTCATCTCAGATGCCACCGCTCTTGTAGGCAATGGCCTGATCGAGCTCAGGAGGATCGAGGCTGCCAAGGAGATAGCTGGGGTGATTGCGCGCTCACCCAATGTTTCCTACATCCCTTCTGGCAACAACGGCCAGATGCTGCTTGGGCTCAGCACTGCCCGGTGA